DNA from Roseimicrobium sp. ORNL1:
GCCCAGTCGCTTCGTCCCTGCACGAGGACCCCTTCTTCAACTGTTGGCGGCATACGAACACACACCAAAAAGAAAATCCGCCCGCCAACCTCGTGGGTCATGCGGACGGATTGTTGAAACGCTTTTACAGCTGTTACCCTGTGATCACTTAATCTCCCAGCAGCCGCCTTCCGCGGTGCTGCGGGCGAAGAGGTGGTTGTAGGCCAGAACGGGATAGCTCCAGACCTTGCCGGCGAGGATGTCTTCGCGCTTCAGCTCGGTGTACTCCTTCGGGTCAGCCTTGATGAAGACCACCTCGCCCTTGTCGCTCAGGGCCACGAGATTGTCGCCACTGAGGATGAGCTGTCCGGGGCCGAAGCCGGCTTGCTGCCAGATGTCCTTGCCGCTCTTGATATCCACACAGGCCACAGGACCGCTGCCATATTCCTTGAAGCTGAACATGCCGTACAGGTAGCCGTCCTTGACGACCGGGGTGCTCCAGTGGTTGAAGCACTGATTTTCACGACGCCAGATCTGCTCAGCCTTGAGTCCGGAGCCGCTCTTGCTGATCTTGAAGGCACCGGCACCCACGCCGTAGCCTGCGGAGCAATACACGATGTCCTCATACACCACCGGAGAAGCCGCGGTGCTCACCTTGAAGGGAAACTCGGCGCGCCACAGGAGGGTGCCCTTGGCAGGATCCACCGCCACGAGGCCCGACTGGGTGAAGAAGATGGCCTGATGGATTCCGTGGATGTCCGCAAGAATCGGCGTGGCGTGGGTCATCTTGTCGTTCTCGCCCTTCCACACCACCTTGCCGGTGTTTTTGTCGAGGCCGAGCAGTCCTTCTCCAGGACCACCACCCGCCATCAGCAGGATATTGCCATCGATGACCGGAGAAGCGGCGTTCTGCCACTTGATCTGCACACCGGCGTTGTCCTTCATGACGTCGTGCTTCCAGACTTCCTTGCCGGTAGCGGCATCGAAGGCATAAACGCCCAGGTTTGCATCAATGGCATACACCTTGCCGTCGCTCACGGCAGGCGTGGAGCGAGGACCGTCAACACCCTTGTTGTCGGGCGTGCCGGATTC
Protein-coding regions in this window:
- a CDS encoding PQQ-binding-like beta-propeller repeat protein, whose product is MIRSANLNILASGGLAAAASVLVAGATAFAAPTTAPAPAESPAFRGNSLGSAPALPVKDLSKATLNQRWKVETPAGFSSFVVAGAKAYTIVKRDVDGNPTEVLVAIDAKTGKEVWAAPLTIINKYDGGGESGTPDNKGVDGPRSTPAVSDGKVYAIDANLGVYAFDAATGKEVWKHDVMKDNAGVQIKWQNAASPVIDGNILLMAGGGPGEGLLGLDKNTGKVVWKGENDKMTHATPILADIHGIHQAIFFTQSGLVAVDPAKGTLLWRAEFPFKVSTAASPVVYEDIVYCSAGYGVGAGAFKISKSGSGLKAEQIWRRENQCFNHWSTPVVKDGYLYGMFSFKEYGSGPVACVDIKSGKDIWQQAGFGPGQLILSGDNLVALSDKGEVVFIKADPKEYTELKREDILAGKVWSYPVLAYNHLFARSTAEGGCWEIK